The Photobacterium sp. CCB-ST2H9 DNA segment TACTGAGCTAAATCAGTACAACGCGCGGCTGAACCAGTCGCGCGTTTTTCCAAACATATTCTTAATCACTTACAGCAATACTTGAGGAAAATGTCATGTCGAAAATAATTGTCTTCAGTGGACATGGAATGTGGCCGCTTGGCAGTGATGCCTTTGTTCAAGTGCCCGCAGGATGTCATTTTAAGTTTTATACTCTCAACGCCAAACTAATGTCTGATGCATTTGGGGGAGAGTTGGATCAAGGTCGAATTAAAGGTTTGGAACCGGAACAAGAAGCTAAACAATATACGCATATTCCTAATATGCGACTCTATCCGCCTGAAGGTTTGAACATACGTGCGCCAAACTCTACAACCTGGCATCAGATTAAATACAATGACCCAGTACCGGCTGATGACCTCAACATTCAGGTCACAGTTGACAGTGTTTATTCAGATGGTGTTAATCTCACTACTTTGTTTGAATATCTCTCTCCAGCTATACATCAAGCTAAAGAAGTGATCTTTATCTGGGCTGCCTGCCGTGAAGTTAATCTATCCGACAGTGGTGGGAAAGAAATAGGTGTCAATATTACCCAAAAATAAGTAATCAAAAAGAAACAGGCTCATTGATGATTCATCCAGAGAAAGCAATGAGCCTGTTCTTTAATTACTATGCAGAATTAAATTATGATATTCCTTTGATATGTGGCAATTGAATACTTTATATAAAATACGGATAACCAACTTATGTAAAAAACGTCCGGAGGCATTGTGTATACATCAGCGTTCGTTGGACCTTGGGTTCAAGGTGGAAGAGCTTTTCATACAGCCCTTAAAATGTATTGGAGACAAGATAGAATGATCCGTTCAACAGGACGATCAATCTTTGAAGAACAATGGACAAACTTCGTCGATTGCATCTGTCATGAACCAGGAAAAGATCTGTTTTTGGCTGCCTCTTTAACAACACCTGTTTTTCTGGAACTGATTCATCATGCGATGGATAGAGAGTTAAACCCAAACAGAAACTTATATGAAGGGTATGTCTGGCATGACATTCAGTCACATTTCGAAGCAGAGAAAGACCGTGATATTCATTCGGTGAAACAAGAATTAGAGTCCTCCATCATCACCCAGGAAAATGCATTCCGGAAAGTCGTGAGAGAAACGGTCCTCTCAGATACCCATGAATTTCACGCTTGGTATACCATATCAGTGAGACGTTTTTTTGATGATTTATTTCACGCCTATCAAGCTGATTCTGTAGCTGAACCAGTCGTTGCTAGAGATTCAGCCGTGTTGATAAATTATGAACATGACTTTGCGACAATAAAAAATTTATGCACCTTGATAATCATTCTGTTTTTTGTGGATATGATATCCCCCGCAGTTGAAATTGCTTTTAACCTTTTTCAGGATGAAACCGTAAATACACCGGTGCTGGATGAAATCTTTGCTACAGGAACAACGGCTGTCATCGGTGCGATCGTCTGGGGATTAAAAGGGTTAACCGGACATCATCGCTCATAAAACAAATATCCAACATCACATTGATTTTTCAATCTCGTTCAATACTGGACACAGGCAATGCGTTCAGCCAGGTCAATAGCGTTGGCAGCACATCAGGTGCCATTGCGTCCTGTTCCATCCACATCAGCTTGATCCACTGCAACAAGCCAAACTGCTGCGAATGAAAGGTGTCCGCTTTGAGTAAACCATGACTGGCATTTTTGATCAGCTGCGTTGTTACCCAGGGGTTCGGATGCACTTGCCACCAGCGATATTCTGACCGGGCATCAACATTGAGGTCTTGATCTCCCCAAAGCAACAGGGTCGGAATAGCAATGTGCGGATAATCTGCCACAGCGTTCGATTGAAAATTACGCAGCACGAATGAATACCGTTCCTTCGAAAGATCACCCTCCCCGACAACAGACTGATAATGCAGAAAAGAAGGCTGAGTGCGCAATAATGCAATCTCTTTGTCGTAATCAGCTAAACCCGCCTTAAGCGTTTCCGAAGATGCTCCGGTGATTGCCAGTCTTGTTCTGGCGTAATACCTTCCCTGAGCGATCCAGTCAGATGCGAAACCAATACCGATCATGAAGCCAAAGTCAGAGGGCTGTTTTGCCAGTTCAGGGAGCACCCAGCCCGCCTGACTGAAACCGACCAATCCGGTCTGTTTTGATGTAAAACCATATTTATCTTGAACAGCTTTTGCGGCAGCCCGAACTTCGGACTGACGATCGGACATTGACTGATTCAGCCAGCGTCCAGTCGATTTTCCCACACCGGGTTTATCCCAGCTAAAAATAGCAAAGCCCTTCTCCCTCAGAGGTTGCCAGAAAATGGCATAATACCCATCGGCGTCATAAGTCATCGCGCCATCACCATGGACAAAAAGCAGTACAGCCTTTGCATGCTGGCCATTCAAAGGCGCCAGATATTGCCCGGAGAGCTGATGCCCAGTATGCAGAAATACCACTTCTTCTGACGCAATGGCGCACCAAGACCAAGTCCAAAGACAAAACAGGAACAAGCAACGTTGAAACATGGATAACTCCTTTTTCAACCATCCAGGATAATCATGTGGAAGAATGCACCCTAATTTTAAACGTTTGAGTTTACACTTCGTCTGTTAAAAAAAGTGCAGGTACATCAAGAAAGAATACATTGCGCGAAATATCTGCCTTCATCAATAAAGAGTGAGAAATAGGACTCAAAACACTAAAACTAAGTCTATCGCTATCAGTTGTCAGTTGTCAGTTGTCAGTTGTCAGGATATCCAAAAGTCTATCGCCTTCTATCGGGACATCCTCAGCTTTTCCGCCAACACAGATTTGGGCAGCGCACAGGGCAACCTCAAACTCAATATTGGTCACGGGACTTGCCTGGAACTTTTTCCTTTCGAGAATTATCAGTCTGAAAATCAGGGGACAATCGCACATTTTTCGATAGAAGCGCAATCATTAAAAAATTCCATCTGTTTTTTACAGTCCAAAGAGGTAAAGATATTGAGAGGTCGAGTTTAAGTAAAACATAATAATGGTACAACAATCAGAAAAGTTCTTTTTATCTCAGGTTCTGATGGCGAAGGAATTGAACTGATTGAAAGATTCATCTAAATTCAATTCAACTGCTTATTAAATGATGAGCGCAATCAAAAGCAATTTCAGCCCAGAGGGAAGACCATGAGATATATAATTCTGCTTTTGATGCTGTCATTGCCAACTTTCAGCGACTCGGCATCCGAATCTGACCATAAAGAAATCCTGTTAGAAAATGACCGTGTACAGGTTGTACGTCTGACCTACCCGCCCGCGACTGAATCCGGCATGCATACACACCGCTATCCAAACCGGACCGTCTACGTCCTGAAAGGTGGCTTGCTTGAACTCAGCTCATCCGGTTCAGCAAAACCAGCCAAAACACTACAAATTAAAGAAGGTATGACCTTATTTGCTCAGGCTGAAACGCATAATGTGAAAAATGTGGGTTCAACTGAAATTGTGCTTCTTGAAACAGAGTTAAAATAATTTATCTCCTTTCAGAAGAAGAACACTTGAAAAACTTCGAACAATTTTTACACCTGAAATAAAGAGCACCCGTATCAAGAAAGCAGCAACGCAATTGTTGCTGGTTTCTCATCGCATTCAAATTTATGCATTGTTCTGCAAATGCAGCCATTCATTAAAGCATCAGATTTTTCTGTCGCCTATTCAACTACATCAGAAAGCCAAATGCATTTGAACAATCAATGAACACTTCCATTTTCGTCTTCATCACACTCATCCCTCTCGGTATCATCGCTTACGTATGGATAAAGACCACCACATATCTCAGAACTGAACATATAAAAAAATATCGTTTCCCGCCGCCACTCAAAGCAAAGGTAAAAGCCTGTTACCCGCACCTTTCAGATGACGAAATAGAGCTCGTATTTGAAGCACTTCGAGATTATTTTCTGATTTGTTCTCAAACACCCCTGAAAGCGATTTCTATGCCTTCTAAAATTGTCGATGTTGCCTGGCATGAGTTCATTTTAGCAACCAAAACCTACCACCACTTTTGCCAGAAATCTTTTGGCCGTTACTTCCACCACTCGCCCGACTGGGAAAGCAATACAACAGCCTCCCGAAGATTAAGAAATGAACAAAGCTGGCGATTCATTTGTCTCCACGAGCAAATCAGCCCTGGATATCCACGGGAAATGCCACTGCTGTTTTCAATTGATGAACAACTGAACATAGAAGATGGGTTTTGTTATCACCACAGCCCAAGGAAAAGATCCATCCATGTCAACACCATTGACTCTGCCAATGAGGACGGGTGGTTTCTCTATTGTAAAACGCCCCTCTGCTCCGAGGATGAC contains these protein-coding regions:
- a CDS encoding putative adhesin, with product MSKIIVFSGHGMWPLGSDAFVQVPAGCHFKFYTLNAKLMSDAFGGELDQGRIKGLEPEQEAKQYTHIPNMRLYPPEGLNIRAPNSTTWHQIKYNDPVPADDLNIQVTVDSVYSDGVNLTTLFEYLSPAIHQAKEVIFIWAACREVNLSDSGGKEIGVNITQK
- a CDS encoding S9 family peptidase; this encodes MFQRCLFLFCLWTWSWCAIASEEVVFLHTGHQLSGQYLAPLNGQHAKAVLLFVHGDGAMTYDADGYYAIFWQPLREKGFAIFSWDKPGVGKSTGRWLNQSMSDRQSEVRAAAKAVQDKYGFTSKQTGLVGFSQAGWVLPELAKQPSDFGFMIGIGFASDWIAQGRYYARTRLAITGASSETLKAGLADYDKEIALLRTQPSFLHYQSVVGEGDLSKERYSFVLRNFQSNAVADYPHIAIPTLLLWGDQDLNVDARSEYRWWQVHPNPWVTTQLIKNASHGLLKADTFHSQQFGLLQWIKLMWMEQDAMAPDVLPTLLTWLNALPVSSIERD
- a CDS encoding cupin domain-containing protein, encoding MRYIILLLMLSLPTFSDSASESDHKEILLENDRVQVVRLTYPPATESGMHTHRYPNRTVYVLKGGLLELSSSGSAKPAKTLQIKEGMTLFAQAETHNVKNVGSTEIVLLETELK